A single Biomphalaria glabrata chromosome 2, xgBioGlab47.1, whole genome shotgun sequence DNA region contains:
- the LOC106064039 gene encoding decapping and exoribonuclease protein-like isoform X2, with protein sequence MKRSNLQSVNHNQDCAKKLKTIHLPEEGNSFILETLSQHHDKPFPFFKEPKEIGSFSIDEKRQFQNDRRQLRIYTPPSNMKNCHFDLRLGYSSMIKKDESIYNYLNNLLSWIMSNKQTVTNLPSKTNDQKTDKFERLNTDFVCWRGLLTKLACIPYENKEDILLAVINFRGTYYMCEYHTESKVEQIKNETPRQKEMCAWGFKFEQYMTADRNLGVPVTNVPVNTNVEFGSVACTRLGNHSLLFGAEVDCEDLGSTDSNKYVELKTCRITESQRQYENFCKYKLIKWWVQSFLIGVRHIICGFRDDRGLVQYLEDFSVSKIPSIVQETLQQPWRPNVCFNFLKAFLDFIKANIADDSRNVYVFRWQPGSPVTVEKRKDQNFNFLPNWYRKWSAWDN encoded by the exons ATGAAACGGTCCAATCTCCAGAGTGTCAACCACAATCAAGATTGTGCCAAAAAACTTAAAACTATACATCTACCAGAAGAAGGAAATTCATTCATCCTAGAAACGTTGTCTCAACATCATGACAAGCCCTTCCCTTTTTTCAAGGAGCCAAAAGAAATTGGAAGTTTCAGTATTGATGAAAAAAGGCAGTTCCAGAATGATAGAAGACAATTGCGAATCTATACTCCTCCTTCCAACATGAAGAACTGCCACTTTGATCTCAGATTAGGTTATTCATCAATGATTAAGAAAGATGAAAGCATTTACAATTAtctaaataatttgttaagctGGATTATGTCCAACAAACAAACAGTGACAAATCTTCCTTCTAAAACAAATGATCAAAAAACAGATAAGTTTGAAAG atTGAATACTGACTTTGTATGCTGGAGAGGTCTGCTTACAAAACTAGCATGCATTCCTTATGaaaataaagaagacattctTTTGGCTGTGATCAATTTTAGAGGAACATACTACATGTGTGAATATCATACAGAATCCAAagttgaacaaataaaaaatgagacaccaagacagaaagaaatgtgTGCCTGGGGTTTTAAATTTGAGCAATACATGACAGCAG ATAGAAATTTGGGAGTTCCAGTTACAAATGTGCCAGTCAACACAAATGTTGAATTTGGAAGTGTGGCCTGCACTCGACTTGGCAATCATTCTTTAT TATTTGGTGCAGAAGTTGATTGTGAAGACCTAGGCAGTACAGACAGCAATAAGTATGTGGAGTTGAAGACATGTCGTATTACGGAATCTCAGAGACAATATGAAAACTTTTGCAA GTATAAACTCATCAAGTGGTGGGTACAGAGTTTTCTTATTGGTGTACGCCACATTATCTGTGGTTTTCGTGACGATAGAGGCCTGGTTCAATATTTAGAAGACTTTAGTGTCTCTAAGATTCCATCTATTGTTCAG GAAACATTGCAACAACCCTGGAGACCAAATGtctgtttcaactttttaaaagccTTTTTGGATTTTATAAAGGCAAACATTGCAGATGACAGCAG GAATGTCTATGTATTCAGATGGCAGCCAGGATCACCAGTGAcagtagaaaaaagaaaagaccagaactttaattttctccccAACTGGTACAGAAAGTGGAGTGCATGGGATAATTGA
- the LOC106064039 gene encoding decapping and exoribonuclease protein-like isoform X1 has translation MFFVWCNAQIGSTMKRSNLQSVNHNQDCAKKLKTIHLPEEGNSFILETLSQHHDKPFPFFKEPKEIGSFSIDEKRQFQNDRRQLRIYTPPSNMKNCHFDLRLGYSSMIKKDESIYNYLNNLLSWIMSNKQTVTNLPSKTNDQKTDKFERLNTDFVCWRGLLTKLACIPYENKEDILLAVINFRGTYYMCEYHTESKVEQIKNETPRQKEMCAWGFKFEQYMTADRNLGVPVTNVPVNTNVEFGSVACTRLGNHSLLFGAEVDCEDLGSTDSNKYVELKTCRITESQRQYENFCKYKLIKWWVQSFLIGVRHIICGFRDDRGLVQYLEDFSVSKIPSIVQETLQQPWRPNVCFNFLKAFLDFIKANIADDSRNVYVFRWQPGSPVTVEKRKDQNFNFLPNWYRKWSAWDN, from the exons atgttttttgtttggtgtaatgcacaaatt ggAAGTACCATGAAACGGTCCAATCTCCAGAGTGTCAACCACAATCAAGATTGTGCCAAAAAACTTAAAACTATACATCTACCAGAAGAAGGAAATTCATTCATCCTAGAAACGTTGTCTCAACATCATGACAAGCCCTTCCCTTTTTTCAAGGAGCCAAAAGAAATTGGAAGTTTCAGTATTGATGAAAAAAGGCAGTTCCAGAATGATAGAAGACAATTGCGAATCTATACTCCTCCTTCCAACATGAAGAACTGCCACTTTGATCTCAGATTAGGTTATTCATCAATGATTAAGAAAGATGAAAGCATTTACAATTAtctaaataatttgttaagctGGATTATGTCCAACAAACAAACAGTGACAAATCTTCCTTCTAAAACAAATGATCAAAAAACAGATAAGTTTGAAAG atTGAATACTGACTTTGTATGCTGGAGAGGTCTGCTTACAAAACTAGCATGCATTCCTTATGaaaataaagaagacattctTTTGGCTGTGATCAATTTTAGAGGAACATACTACATGTGTGAATATCATACAGAATCCAAagttgaacaaataaaaaatgagacaccaagacagaaagaaatgtgTGCCTGGGGTTTTAAATTTGAGCAATACATGACAGCAG ATAGAAATTTGGGAGTTCCAGTTACAAATGTGCCAGTCAACACAAATGTTGAATTTGGAAGTGTGGCCTGCACTCGACTTGGCAATCATTCTTTAT TATTTGGTGCAGAAGTTGATTGTGAAGACCTAGGCAGTACAGACAGCAATAAGTATGTGGAGTTGAAGACATGTCGTATTACGGAATCTCAGAGACAATATGAAAACTTTTGCAA GTATAAACTCATCAAGTGGTGGGTACAGAGTTTTCTTATTGGTGTACGCCACATTATCTGTGGTTTTCGTGACGATAGAGGCCTGGTTCAATATTTAGAAGACTTTAGTGTCTCTAAGATTCCATCTATTGTTCAG GAAACATTGCAACAACCCTGGAGACCAAATGtctgtttcaactttttaaaagccTTTTTGGATTTTATAAAGGCAAACATTGCAGATGACAGCAG GAATGTCTATGTATTCAGATGGCAGCCAGGATCACCAGTGAcagtagaaaaaagaaaagaccagaactttaattttctccccAACTGGTACAGAAAGTGGAGTGCATGGGATAATTGA
- the LOC106064039 gene encoding decapping and exoribonuclease protein-like isoform X3 gives MFFVWCNAQIGSTMKRSNLQSVNHNQDCAKKLKTIHLPEEGNSFILETLSQHHDKPFPFFKEPKEIGSFSIDEKRQFQNDRRQLRIYTPPSNMKNCHFDLRLGYSSMIKKDESIYNYLNNLLSWIMSNKQTVTNLPSKTNDQKTDKFERLNTDFVCWRGLLTKLACIPYENKEDILLAVINFRGTYYMCEYHTESKVEQIKNETPRQKEMCAWGFKFEQYMTADRNLGVPVTNVPVNTNVEFGSVACTRLGNHSLLFGAEVDCEDLGSTDSNKYVELKTCRITESQRQYENFCKYKLIKWWVQSFLIGVRHIICGFRDDRGLVQYLEDFSVSKIPSIVQETLQQPWRPNVCFNFLKAFLDFIKANIADDSRWEFPFITLS, from the exons atgttttttgtttggtgtaatgcacaaatt ggAAGTACCATGAAACGGTCCAATCTCCAGAGTGTCAACCACAATCAAGATTGTGCCAAAAAACTTAAAACTATACATCTACCAGAAGAAGGAAATTCATTCATCCTAGAAACGTTGTCTCAACATCATGACAAGCCCTTCCCTTTTTTCAAGGAGCCAAAAGAAATTGGAAGTTTCAGTATTGATGAAAAAAGGCAGTTCCAGAATGATAGAAGACAATTGCGAATCTATACTCCTCCTTCCAACATGAAGAACTGCCACTTTGATCTCAGATTAGGTTATTCATCAATGATTAAGAAAGATGAAAGCATTTACAATTAtctaaataatttgttaagctGGATTATGTCCAACAAACAAACAGTGACAAATCTTCCTTCTAAAACAAATGATCAAAAAACAGATAAGTTTGAAAG atTGAATACTGACTTTGTATGCTGGAGAGGTCTGCTTACAAAACTAGCATGCATTCCTTATGaaaataaagaagacattctTTTGGCTGTGATCAATTTTAGAGGAACATACTACATGTGTGAATATCATACAGAATCCAAagttgaacaaataaaaaatgagacaccaagacagaaagaaatgtgTGCCTGGGGTTTTAAATTTGAGCAATACATGACAGCAG ATAGAAATTTGGGAGTTCCAGTTACAAATGTGCCAGTCAACACAAATGTTGAATTTGGAAGTGTGGCCTGCACTCGACTTGGCAATCATTCTTTAT TATTTGGTGCAGAAGTTGATTGTGAAGACCTAGGCAGTACAGACAGCAATAAGTATGTGGAGTTGAAGACATGTCGTATTACGGAATCTCAGAGACAATATGAAAACTTTTGCAA GTATAAACTCATCAAGTGGTGGGTACAGAGTTTTCTTATTGGTGTACGCCACATTATCTGTGGTTTTCGTGACGATAGAGGCCTGGTTCAATATTTAGAAGACTTTAGTGTCTCTAAGATTCCATCTATTGTTCAG GAAACATTGCAACAACCCTGGAGACCAAATGtctgtttcaactttttaaaagccTTTTTGGATTTTATAAAGGCAAACATTGCAGATGACAGCAGGTGGGAATTTCCATTTATAACTCTTTCATAG
- the LOC129924469 gene encoding uncharacterized protein LOC129924469, with protein MNVCWSETSPLCSRSPEINLCSYPRQGTKSSHLPSLPVIDLLLFLLYTIIVCDVLYILFVCYVAPTTSTARRHLDRLQLVKRAHNGQLNGMNKKKSLTIDNLWKRLKAEARHLKAMNARHRLITLAMMESRLHARSLERERTLTRSSKTRLDDTKEDESITMAQWAARIVAEHDPRRK; from the exons ATGAACGTGTGCTGGAGTGAGACAAGTCCTTTGTGTTCTAGGTCACCGGAGATCAATCTCTGCAGCTATCCACGGCAAGGGACCAAGTCCAGTCATCTCCCGTCTCTGCCTGTCATCGATCTGCTGCTGTTTCTGCTGTACACCATCATCGTCTGCGATGTCCTGTACATTCTGTTCGTTTGTTACGTGGCCCCCACCACGAGTACCGCCAGGCGGCATTTGGACAGGCTACAACT AGTCAAAAGAGCCCACAATGGACAGCTGAATGGTATGAACAAAAAGAAGAGTTTGACAATTGACAATCTGTGGAAGCGTCTGAAAGCAGAAGCCAGGCATTTGAAGGCTATGAATGCTAGGCACAGGCTGATCACACTCGCCATGATGGAATCTCGACTGCATGCTCGCAgtttagaaagagagagaactctGACGAGGAGCAGCAAGACGAGACTTGATGACACAAAGGAGGACGAGAGTATCACCATGGCTCAGTGGGCGGCAAGGATAGTCGCCGAGCATGACCCTAGACGAAAGTAA